A stretch of the Ipomoea triloba cultivar NCNSP0323 chromosome 16, ASM357664v1 genome encodes the following:
- the LOC116007931 gene encoding uncharacterized protein LOC116007931 has product MPPRRNVPARDNIDVSAMDRMAMAMEQMAEFMMAQQVHNQAQVQPRVDITKAIANRRPPYYAGEEDPVILEEWIRTFDKLLNAVNCPEEQRVSSAVYYLTKAADNWWTTVGPNLLRDPGFGWEEFKGELRGQFYTERIKGIKCEEFLQLKQQGTTIQVYHDKYVELMRFAQDIVPDEASQARRFVRGLDWGVRSAIAPFMCSTLKEAYNRASDHYQVYLDQQAVYGRSKRKAEDKQRQSEWSNKKPSQGESNPRQGYLRGETSQGRNQTCRQCGRSHPGVTCLGEKIICYQCGREGHTMRYCSVRPSRYLNQSPNKNQEGEVFRNPRQEPFGASNSRMNIPPQARQGRLTNVVPNPNNRERLPFGASSTGNQGRIYVVNSAQTQASDVGTGTFPINSVPGLVLFNTGATNSFISSLSADKWKSES; this is encoded by the coding sequence ATGCCTCCTAGACGAAACGTACCTGCTAGGGATAACATTGATGTCTCGGCAATGGACCGCATGGCcatggcaatggaacagatggctgagttcatgatggctcagcaagttCACAATCAAGCCCAAGTGCAACCACGGGTGGATATTACTAAAGCTATAGCAAATAGACGACCACCGTATTATGCGGGGGAAGAAGACCCAGTGATCCTAGAAGAATGGATCAGAACATTTGATAAACTGCTAAACGCTGTGAATTGTCCTGAAGAGCAGCGAGTGTCTTCTGCAGTGTACTACCTGACCAAAGCTGCGGATAACTGGTGGACGACGGTTGGACCTAATCTTCTACGAGACCCAGGATTTGGCTGGGAAGAGTTTAAGGGGGAATTAAGAGGTCAATTCTACACTGAACGAATTAAGGGCATCAAATGTGAAGAATTCCTGCAACTGAAACAACAAGGAACAACAATACAAGTTTATCATGATAAGTATGTTGAGTTGATGAGATTTGCCCAGGACATCGTACCTGACGAGGCAAGCCAGGCAAGGAGATTTGTAAGAGGATTAGACTGGGGAGTGAGAAGCGCGATCGCACCATTTATGTGCTCTACTCTCAAGGAAGCATATAACAGGGCGTCCGATCATTACCAGGTGTATCTTGATCAACAAGCAGTCTATGGTCGGAGCAAAAGGAAGGCCGAGGACAAGCAAAGACAATCTGAGTGGAGTAACAAGAAACCTAGCCAAGGTGAATCCAACCCGAGGCAAGGATATCTGAGAGGGGAAACGAGTCAAGGGAGGAATCAGACATGCCGTCAATGTGGAAGGAGTCATCCCGGGGTAACTTGCCTCGGGGAGAAGATTATATGTTACCAGTGTGGTAGGGAAGGGCATACGATGAGGTACTGCTCCGTTCGACCGAGCCGCTACCTAAACCAATCCCCGAATAAGAACCAGGAAGGAGAAGTTTTCAGGAACCCGAGACAAGAACCGTTTGGAGCCAGTAACAGCAGAATGAATATCCCTCCACAAGCCAGGCAGGGGAGGCTAACAAATGTTGTTCCCAATCCCAACAATAGAGAAAGACTGCCGTTCGGAGCCAGCAGCACAGGGAACCAGGGCAGGATCTACGTCGTTAATAGTGCCCAGACGCAAGCTAGCGACGTCGGGACTGGTACTTTCCCTATAAACTCCGTACCTGGTTTGGTTTTATTTAATACTGGAGCTACAAATTCGTTTATATCATCCTTATCTGCCGATAAGTGGAAATCGGAATCTTAG